One region of Manis pentadactyla isolate mManPen7 chromosome 9, mManPen7.hap1, whole genome shotgun sequence genomic DNA includes:
- the LOC118911068 gene encoding olfactory receptor 5W2-like, which translates to MDRGNCSSVTEFIFLGITNNPGMKVTLFTMFLVIYLTNILANLGMIIIIRVDSQLHTPMYFFLSHLSFCDLCYSTAVGPKMLVDVFAKHKSIPVIGCALQFLIACMFADSECMLLAVMAFDRYKAISNPLRYRVNMSSTVCSLLVTGVYMVGMADALIHTALAFRLCFCGSNEINHFFCDLPPLYLLSCSDTQVNELAVFTIFGFIELSSISGVLVSYCYIILSVLKIHSAEGRLKAFSTCTSHLTAVAIFQGTLLFMYFRPSSSYSLDQDKMTSLFYTLVIPMLNPLIYSLRNKDVKEALKKLKTKRWF; encoded by the coding sequence ATGGATAGAGGTAATTGTTCCTCCGTGACTGAATTTATTTTCTTGGGTATTACCAATAACCCTGGGATGAAGGTGACTCTATTTACCATGTTTCTAGTTATTTATCTGACTAATATCCTTGCAAATCTTGGAATGATCATTATAATTAGAGTGGATTCCCAGCTGCACACACCGATGTACTTTTTCCTCAGCCACCTCTCCTTCTGTGACCTCTGCTATTCCACGGCAGTTGGGCCCAAGATGCTGGTGGACGTATTCGCCAAGCACAAATCAATTCCTGTCATTGGTTGTGCTCTGCAATTCTTGATTGCCTGTATGTTTGCAGATTCTGAATGTATGCTGCTGGCGGTGATGGCCTTTGACCGGTACAAGGCCATCAGCAACCCCTTGCGCTATAGGGTCAACATGTCCAGCACAGTGTGCTCCCTGCTCGTGACTGGGGTTTACATGGTGGGGATGGCGGATGCTCTGATACACACGGCACTAGCATTCCGCTTATGTTTCTGTGGGTCAAATGAGATTAACCATTTCTTCTGTGACTTACCTCCCCTTTACCTCCTTTCCTGCTCAGATACACAGGTCAATGAGTTGGCAGTGTTCACCATTTTTGGCTTCATTGAACTGAGCTCCATTTCAGGAGTTCTTGTCTCTTACTGTTACATAATCCTATCCGTCTTGAAGATCCACTCTGCTGAGGGGAGACTCAAAGCTTTCTCCACCTGCACCTCCCACTTAACTGCTGTTGCAATTTTCCAGGGAACCCTGCTCTTCATGTATTTCAGGCCAAGCTCTTCCTACTCCCTAGATCAAGACAAAATGACCTCACTGTTTTACACCCTTGTGATTCCCATGCTTAACCCTCTGATTTACAGCCTGCGGAACAAGGATGTGAAGGAGGCcctaaaaaaactgaaaaccaaaagGTGGTTTTAA